The proteins below are encoded in one region of Ochotona princeps isolate mOchPri1 chromosome 24, mOchPri1.hap1, whole genome shotgun sequence:
- the TRIM50 gene encoding E3 ubiquitin-protein ligase TRIM50, which yields MAWQVSVPRLEDRLQCPICLEVFREPLMLQCGHSYCKDCLLSLSRHLDAEPRCPVCRQAVDCSSSPPNVSLARVIEALQQQPGEPEPSVCAHHHNPLSLFCEKDQELICGLCGLLGSHQQHRVTPVSTVYSRMKEELAALVSDLKQEQKKMEEHVAKLVNNRTRIVNESDVFSWVIRREFQELHHLVDEEKARCLGGVEAHTRGLLASLDMQLEQAQGTQERLVQAERLLEQLSNQNHHEFIQNYHSVASRTELQQTRPIDSAFSPISFKPGLHQADIKLTVWKRLFRKVLPAPESLKLDPATAHPLLELSKGNTVVQCSLLAQRRTSQPDGFDCSPCVLASRGFSCGRHYWEVVVGSKSDWRLGVIKGTASRKGKLGKSPEHGVWLIGLKEGRLYEAFACPRVPLPVTGHPHRIGLYLHYEQGELTFFDADRPDDLRPLYTFQADFQGKLYPILDTCWHERSSNSLPMVLPPPPGPGHLALPQPTKL from the exons ATGGCTTGGCAGGTGAGCGTACCCCGGCTGGAGGACCGGCTGCAGTGCCCCATCTGCCTCGAGGTCTTCCGGGAGCCCCTCATGCTGCAGTGCGGCCACTCGTACTGCAAGGACTGCCTGTTGTCCCTGTCACGGCACCTGGACGCCGAGCCGCGCTGTCCCGTGTGCCGCCAGGCGGTGGACTGCAGCAGCTCACCGCCCAACGTCTCCCTGGCCCGGGTCATCgaggccctgcagcagcagcctggggagCCAGAACCCAGCGTCTGCGCACACCACCACAACCCGCTCAGCCTCTTCTGCGAGAAGGACCAGGAGCTCATCTGCGGCCTCTGTGGCCTGCTGGGCTCCCACCAACAGCACCGGGTCACGCCGGTCTCCACCGTCTACAGCCGCATGAAG GAGGAACTCGCAGCCCTGGTCTCAGATCTGAAGCAGGAACAGAAGAAGATGGAGGAGCATGTCGCCAAGCTGGTCAACAACCGCACCCGCATCGTG AACGAGTCAGATGTCTTCAGCTGGGTGATCCGCCGCGAGTTCCAGGAGCTGCACCACCTGGTGGATGAGGAGAAGGCTCGCTGCCTGGGGGGCGTGGAGGCGCACACCCGTGGCCTGCTGGCCTCTCTGGACATGCAGCTGGAGCAGGCACAAGGCACACAGGAACGGCTCGTGCAGGCCGAGCGCCTGCTGGAGCAATTAAGCAATCAGAACCATCATGAGTTCATCCAG AACTACCACTCCGTGGCCTCCAG GACAGAGCTGCAGCAGACCCGGCCCATAGACAGTGCCTTCAGCCCCATCTCCTTCAAGCCCGGCCTCCACCAGGCCGACATCAAACTGACTGTCTGGAAAAGGCTCTTCCGGAAAGTTCTGCCAG CACCTGAGTCACTCAAGCTGGACCCGGCTACAGCACACCCACTGCTGGAACTCTCCAAGGGCAACACGGTAGTGCAGTGCAGCCTCCTGGCCCAGCGGCGCACCAGCCAGCCTGATGGCTTCGACTGCAGCCCCTGCGTGCTGGCCAGCCGGGGCTTCTCCTGCGGCCGCCACTactgggaggtggtggtgggtaGCAAGAGCGACTGGCGCTTGGGCGTCATCAAGGGCACGGCCAGCCGTAAGGGCAAGCTGGGCAAGTCGCCGGAGCATGGCGTGTGGCTGATTGGCTTGAAGGAGGGCAGGCTGTATGAGGCATTTGCCTGCCCACGGGTGCCGCTGCCGGTGACGGGCCACCCGCACCGCATCGGGCTCTACCTCCACTACGAGCAAGGGGAGCTCACCTTCTTTGACGCCGACCGCCCTGACGACCTGCGGCCACTCTACACGTTCCAGGCCGACTTTCAGGGCAAGCTCTACCCCATCCTGGACACGTGCTGGCATGAGCGGAGCAGCAACTCGCTGCCCATGGTTCTGCCGCCGCCCCCCGGGCCCGGCCACCTGGCCCTCCCACAGCCCACCAAGCTGTAG